From a region of the Paenibacillus lutimineralis genome:
- a CDS encoding DEAD/DEAH box helicase: MNQRLFGIWLGEVMFCFSGEISEARVDPWTAAVRRLTLKPGIRPFQHAALRLTEVRYPVVSTAQAKPGATERKGLIGRTLEGLALSVQNTWEILLNWDGAALAGQQIQTGGEMEFWSKAALFALDLMLRGRIAPGIRPGTVSGRRRTGQASAQSVWVPSLTAQEDEARFRQLAEAMPPICLAAVQLGSAQEEGSILNRRMTLLYSFLTAMIDYEVRRSNEQLGRSLHPARARYRRGYSPMTELWWNELLGSGTPSNLQGPVAEIGQMIKEITDTGGVPPRDQEQDHRSKSLGSFRLCLRIEPEESSEEESTFDGGKNQMWKLSFWAEGVEDPRVLLPAGLIWSYPKRDMEILEREYRNVQQNLLLRLSKAAYIETVIKEAMGRPHPESLVLHPQQLYSFLSKSVSMLRKQGVTVQMPTRWTKEGRRRVGVRLKVEGWSEGSGGAQPEASKLGIDKLVQFEAEASLNESPLTYSELAELASSKSSLVLFRGEWIEIDTKEIRQVLKFMKRQETGEMTFRELMHLSADDGYELDGIAVDAIEAEGMLSLLLNGNGALMSKPADVPVPSSLNGTLRPYQERGFRWLASMRQLGFGALLADDMGLGKTIQVISVLLEGLDQSAGPSLIVCPTSLLGNWQREFARFAPQMRLYVHHGSDRLHGEKFLAVCRSHDIVLTTYQLTGRDAKEMREVSWSSIVLDEAQYIKNFGTKQAQSVMKLDSGHKIAMTGTPVENRLSELWSIFQFLNPGYLGSNASFRSRFTGNGERQNAELVKLRKLIAPFLLRRLKSDPDIRKDLPEKIELKSYCSLTAEQARLYQAVTDGLMERISGSEGIARKGIVLSSLTQLKQICDHPHLAGGRIRGAATSGERSGKLDRLFELLDLILDNKESALIFTQYVQMGNLLQEQLLARYGEMPFFLHGAVAKQDRDQMVLEFQEGQGSSLFVLSLKAGGVGLNLTRANHVIHYDRWWNPAVENQATDRVFRIGQQKNVEVHKLICQGTLEERIDELIERKKALSEQVVGSGEHWLTEMSNEELQNLIALQGWS, translated from the coding sequence ATGAATCAACGTCTTTTTGGAATATGGCTTGGTGAGGTTATGTTCTGTTTCTCCGGGGAGATCTCGGAGGCCAGAGTGGATCCCTGGACAGCCGCTGTACGACGGCTCACGCTGAAGCCGGGGATCCGGCCGTTTCAGCATGCCGCACTACGGCTGACGGAGGTAAGATATCCGGTGGTCTCGACGGCGCAGGCTAAACCTGGTGCTACAGAACGCAAAGGATTGATCGGGAGGACCTTGGAAGGCCTGGCCCTCTCGGTTCAAAATACGTGGGAAATACTGTTGAATTGGGATGGGGCAGCACTGGCTGGCCAGCAGATTCAAACTGGCGGTGAAATGGAATTCTGGAGTAAAGCAGCCCTGTTCGCACTAGACTTAATGCTTCGAGGCAGAATAGCTCCTGGAATCAGACCGGGAACGGTGAGCGGTCGAAGGCGTACGGGTCAGGCATCTGCTCAGTCGGTCTGGGTTCCATCTCTCACTGCACAGGAGGATGAGGCTCGCTTTCGCCAATTGGCCGAAGCGATGCCGCCGATTTGTCTGGCTGCGGTGCAACTTGGTTCGGCGCAGGAGGAAGGTTCTATTCTAAATCGCCGAATGACACTGCTGTATTCTTTTTTGACAGCGATGATCGATTATGAAGTACGTAGAAGTAATGAACAGCTTGGACGAAGCTTACATCCGGCGCGAGCTAGATATAGGCGAGGCTATTCTCCTATGACCGAATTATGGTGGAATGAGCTGCTGGGCAGCGGTACCCCCTCCAATCTGCAAGGTCCAGTGGCGGAAATAGGACAAATGATCAAGGAGATTACAGATACAGGGGGAGTCCCTCCGCGCGATCAGGAACAGGATCATAGGAGTAAAAGCTTAGGTTCATTCCGCTTGTGTCTGCGAATTGAACCTGAGGAATCCAGTGAGGAAGAGTCCACATTCGACGGGGGCAAGAACCAGATGTGGAAGCTGTCATTTTGGGCCGAAGGCGTGGAGGACCCAAGGGTGCTCCTGCCTGCGGGGCTAATATGGAGTTATCCAAAGCGGGATATGGAGATTCTGGAACGGGAATACCGGAATGTCCAACAAAATTTGCTGCTGCGGTTAAGCAAAGCGGCCTATATTGAGACTGTGATCAAGGAAGCGATGGGAAGACCGCATCCCGAATCCTTGGTTCTTCATCCACAGCAGTTATATTCATTTTTGAGCAAATCGGTGTCCATGCTGCGCAAGCAAGGGGTAACCGTGCAAATGCCTACACGCTGGACGAAGGAAGGCAGGCGTCGTGTCGGTGTCCGACTTAAAGTTGAAGGATGGTCGGAAGGCAGTGGAGGCGCTCAGCCTGAAGCGTCAAAGCTTGGTATCGATAAATTAGTCCAATTCGAGGCGGAGGCCTCATTGAATGAGAGTCCTTTAACTTACTCGGAATTGGCAGAGCTAGCATCCTCAAAGTCATCGCTCGTTCTGTTCCGCGGGGAATGGATTGAGATCGACACCAAGGAGATCAGACAGGTGCTTAAGTTCATGAAGCGTCAGGAGACTGGGGAGATGACTTTTCGCGAGCTGATGCATTTGTCTGCAGATGACGGGTATGAACTTGACGGTATTGCGGTTGATGCGATAGAAGCGGAAGGGATGCTGTCCTTGTTGTTGAATGGCAATGGCGCACTCATGTCAAAGCCAGCTGATGTGCCTGTTCCGTCCTCTCTGAACGGGACGCTTCGCCCTTATCAGGAAAGGGGCTTTCGATGGCTTGCCTCGATGCGCCAATTAGGATTCGGGGCGCTGCTTGCCGATGATATGGGACTCGGCAAGACCATTCAAGTTATCTCCGTGCTGTTGGAGGGGCTTGATCAATCGGCGGGTCCAAGCCTAATTGTCTGCCCTACGTCATTACTAGGCAACTGGCAGCGTGAATTTGCCAGATTCGCTCCACAAATGCGCTTATATGTACATCACGGAAGCGATCGGCTGCATGGCGAGAAGTTCTTAGCGGTGTGCCGGAGCCATGATATTGTGCTCACGACATATCAGTTGACCGGTAGAGATGCCAAGGAGATGAGGGAGGTATCTTGGAGCTCGATCGTGCTGGATGAGGCCCAGTATATTAAAAATTTCGGCACGAAGCAGGCCCAGAGCGTCATGAAGCTGGATTCAGGACATAAGATCGCTATGACCGGGACTCCAGTGGAGAATCGTCTGAGTGAGTTATGGTCGATCTTTCAGTTTTTAAATCCGGGATATCTCGGCTCGAATGCCTCGTTCCGCTCCCGCTTCACGGGGAATGGAGAGCGACAGAATGCCGAACTGGTCAAACTTCGGAAGCTGATTGCTCCCTTCCTGCTGCGCCGTCTCAAGAGCGACCCGGATATCCGCAAGGATCTGCCGGAGAAGATTGAGTTGAAATCGTATTGCAGTCTGACCGCGGAACAGGCCAGATTATATCAAGCGGTCACCGATGGCTTGATGGAGCGGATCTCCGGCAGCGAAGGGATCGCTCGGAAGGGGATTGTACTCTCATCGTTGACACAGCTGAAACAAATATGCGATCATCCGCATCTGGCTGGGGGCCGCATCAGGGGAGCGGCGACCAGTGGAGAACGATCTGGGAAGCTGGATCGACTGTTCGAGCTGCTTGATCTCATTCTGGACAATAAAGAGTCCGCCCTGATTTTCACGCAATATGTACAAATGGGTAATCTGTTGCAGGAGCAGTTGCTGGCGAGATATGGTGAAATGCCGTTCTTCCTGCATGGTGCTGTTGCCAAGCAGGATCGCGATCAAATGGTGCTTGAATTTCAGGAAGGGCAGGGCTCCTCGTTGTTCGTATTATCGCTGAAGGCGGGTGGGGTCGGCCTCAATCTAACGCGTGCCAATCATGTCATCCACTATGATCGATGGTGGAATCCTGCTGTTGAGAATCAGGCGACTGATCGCGTATTCCGTATTGGCCAGCAGAAGAATGTAGAGGTTCATAAGCTGATATGCCAAGGGACGCTGGAAGAGAGAATCGATGAACTGATCGAGCGAAAGAAGGCCCTCTCGGAGCAGGTTGTTGGCTCCGGCGAGCATTGGTTAACGGAAATGTCGAATGAGGAGCTGCAAAATCTGATCGCCTTGCAGGGCTGGTCGTAA
- a CDS encoding GTP pyrophosphokinase encodes MYWEIDENDLRKFEEWKKLPILYQLALDELKNKIKLIQTEWKIENGYSPIEHIKTRIKEPKSIMNKLQRKGYDITVDNIVNQIHDIAGMRIVFSFVQDIYSLLEHLKQREDISILEIKDYIEHPKPNGYQSLHLIVAVPLTLLEGQRWMKVEIQMRTLAMDFWASMEHILYYKYEKQVPYHVVEELTEAAKAADALDKKMCGLRKEIMGSSSSEPDHSNHPKLLT; translated from the coding sequence TTGTATTGGGAAATCGACGAGAATGATCTGCGTAAATTCGAGGAATGGAAGAAGCTCCCTATACTTTATCAGCTTGCACTAGATGAATTGAAGAACAAGATCAAGCTTATTCAGACCGAATGGAAAATCGAGAACGGATACAGCCCGATCGAGCATATAAAAACACGTATTAAAGAGCCTAAGAGCATCATGAACAAGCTGCAGCGCAAAGGATATGACATTACAGTCGACAACATCGTGAACCAAATTCATGATATTGCTGGCATGCGTATCGTCTTCTCCTTCGTCCAGGACATTTACAGTCTGCTGGAGCACCTCAAGCAAAGGGAAGATATATCGATTCTGGAGATTAAAGATTATATTGAACATCCTAAACCAAATGGCTACCAGAGCCTGCATCTGATCGTGGCCGTACCGCTTACTCTCCTGGAGGGACAGCGCTGGATGAAGGTCGAGATTCAGATGCGTACGCTCGCTATGGATTTCTGGGCCAGCATGGAGCATATTCTCTACTACAAATATGAGAAGCAGGTTCCTTATCATGTTGTAGAAGAGCTTACTGAGGCAGCCAAAGCCGCTGACGCCCTAGACAAGAAAATGTGCGGACTGCGCAAAGAAATCATGGGCAGCTCCAGCTCCGAACCGGATCATTCGAATCACCCTAAGCTTCTGACATAA
- a CDS encoding zinc ribbon domain-containing protein encodes MNFFRKIKDSAGKMSDRAQNVVEIGRLNTQISNIEREMGLYYQKMGEVFYEGYRLKDMSAAEKEMLELAKTCELLVEERDEIRLKIAELKNERLCSSCGKSIAQDALFCPYCGSKLEKSSQIADRSTGGLKDLQAEESAVSDETMIYTPQMLEDSPLKSVLEQEKDSDELDERHKQQLERERERQEELDRRIRTWKENVGKPDEDNSYADKSYTDSSIPDKSASAEIYSKKSDSDPEVQSVKCQICSSVLVKGTKWCPHCRSEQI; translated from the coding sequence ATGAATTTCTTCAGGAAAATAAAGGATAGTGCTGGGAAGATGTCCGATCGGGCACAAAATGTTGTAGAGATCGGACGTTTGAATACACAAATTTCAAATATTGAACGTGAAATGGGACTGTATTATCAAAAAATGGGTGAGGTCTTCTACGAAGGATATCGTCTTAAGGATATGTCAGCGGCTGAGAAAGAGATGCTGGAATTGGCTAAGACTTGCGAGCTGCTAGTTGAAGAACGGGACGAAATCCGTCTCAAGATCGCTGAGCTGAAGAATGAACGGCTATGCAGTTCGTGTGGCAAAAGCATCGCTCAAGATGCGCTGTTCTGCCCTTATTGCGGGAGCAAGCTAGAGAAGAGCAGCCAGATTGCGGATCGCTCCACAGGTGGACTGAAGGATCTTCAAGCTGAGGAGAGCGCGGTCTCGGATGAGACGATGATCTATACGCCGCAGATGCTCGAGGACTCGCCTTTGAAGTCCGTTCTTGAGCAGGAAAAAGATAGCGATGAGCTCGATGAGCGCCACAAGCAGCAGCTGGAGCGCGAACGGGAGCGTCAGGAAGAATTGGATCGCCGGATTCGTACCTGGAAGGAGAACGTTGGTAAACCGGATGAGGATAATTCGTATGCCGATAAGAGCTATACAGACTCGTCCATTCCAGACAAATCAGCTTCTGCTGAGATCTACTCGAAGAAATCCGATTCCGATCCAGAGGTGCAGTCGGTAAAGTGTCAAATATGCTCTTCGGTGCTTGTCAAAGGAACGAAGTGGTGTCCGCATTGCAGATCAGAACAAATTTAA
- a CDS encoding xanthine phosphoribosyltransferase, whose amino-acid sequence MKLLKEKVMTEGIVLSDQVLKVDSFLNHQMDPVLMREVGAEFARLYAGEKITKVLTIESSGIAPAIMTALELDVPMIFARKHKSLTLRDDILVEKVYSFTKRETNEITVSKKFLNKDDRVLIIDDFLANGEAAFGLARVVEQAGASVVGIGIVIEKSFQPGARLLEEAGYRVDSLVRIASLDNGTVTFV is encoded by the coding sequence ATGAAGCTGCTAAAAGAAAAAGTGATGACCGAAGGAATCGTATTGAGTGATCAGGTGTTGAAGGTAGACTCCTTCTTGAACCACCAGATGGACCCGGTGTTGATGAGAGAGGTTGGCGCGGAATTTGCCCGTCTATATGCGGGGGAGAAGATTACGAAGGTGCTTACGATCGAATCATCAGGCATTGCTCCGGCCATTATGACGGCGCTGGAACTGGATGTTCCGATGATCTTCGCTCGCAAGCATAAATCGCTGACACTTAGAGACGATATTCTGGTGGAGAAAGTATATTCCTTCACGAAGCGTGAGACGAATGAGATCACGGTATCTAAGAAATTCCTGAACAAGGATGACCGTGTGCTCATCATCGACGATTTCCTTGCTAACGGTGAGGCTGCTTTCGGCTTGGCGCGTGTTGTTGAGCAGGCGGGAGCCAGTGTAGTTGGCATCGGCATTGTCATTGAGAAGTCATTCCAGCCAGGGGCTAGATTGCTTGAGGAAGCAGGATATCGTGTTGATTCGTTGGTGCGTATTGCTTCGCTTGACAACGGAACGGTAACTTTCGTCTAA
- a CDS encoding nucleobase:cation symporter-2 family protein yields MEHHERIFQRNRHPFKTFSLGIQHVLAMYAGAVLVPLIVGGALEFSHEQLTYLICIDLLACGVATLLQVWGNRFFGIGLPVMLGCAFQAVSPMIAIGQSDGLGVSAIYGAIIASGLFIFLFSGLFGKLIAFFPPVVTGSVVTIIGVTLIPVALTDLGGGNAASPDFGSPLNLGLGFGVFIFIILLNRFTTGFLRSISVLVGLIAGTIIAGLFGAVDYTPLKEASWFHMVQPFYFGRPTFHVSAILTMILVSIVSVAESTGVFMALGKIVDKDIKSEDLTKGYRAEGLAIMLGGIFNSFPYTTYSQNVGLIQMSRVKTRDVIVVAGGLLILLGFVPKIAALTQLVPSSVLGGAMIALFGMVLSSGIRMLGDQVDLNRHENLLIIACSVGMGLGVSVVPGLFESLPAWLRILVDNGIVAGSVTAIIMNLLFNGLNGHRPKTAASETEAETN; encoded by the coding sequence ATGGAACACCACGAACGCATTTTTCAAAGGAACAGACATCCTTTCAAGACGTTTTCTTTGGGGATTCAGCATGTATTGGCTATGTACGCTGGAGCGGTTCTCGTACCGTTAATTGTAGGCGGGGCCCTGGAATTTAGTCATGAACAATTAACTTACCTGATTTGTATTGATTTGCTGGCTTGTGGTGTAGCGACATTGCTGCAGGTATGGGGCAATCGCTTCTTTGGCATTGGATTACCAGTAATGCTCGGTTGTGCTTTTCAGGCTGTGTCGCCGATGATCGCGATCGGGCAAAGTGATGGCTTGGGCGTATCGGCTATCTATGGCGCGATCATTGCCTCAGGCCTATTCATATTCCTATTCTCCGGCTTATTCGGCAAGCTGATTGCGTTCTTCCCTCCGGTCGTAACCGGGTCGGTTGTGACCATTATCGGAGTCACCTTGATACCGGTTGCTCTTACCGACCTGGGTGGGGGAAATGCGGCAAGCCCCGATTTCGGTAGTCCACTTAACCTGGGCCTCGGTTTCGGAGTATTTATCTTTATTATTCTGCTGAATCGATTTACAACAGGTTTCCTGCGTTCCATCTCCGTATTGGTCGGCTTGATTGCCGGTACCATAATCGCTGGATTGTTCGGAGCGGTCGATTATACACCGCTTAAAGAAGCAAGCTGGTTCCATATGGTACAGCCTTTCTATTTTGGGCGTCCAACTTTCCATGTCTCGGCCATTCTTACCATGATCCTGGTATCCATCGTCAGTGTTGCTGAATCAACAGGGGTGTTCATGGCTTTGGGCAAAATCGTGGACAAGGACATCAAATCCGAGGATCTGACCAAAGGCTACCGCGCAGAAGGCTTAGCGATTATGCTTGGTGGTATATTTAATTCCTTCCCGTATACCACCTATTCGCAGAACGTTGGCCTGATCCAGATGAGCCGAGTTAAGACGCGTGATGTCATTGTGGTAGCCGGAGGCCTTCTGATTCTACTCGGCTTCGTGCCGAAGATCGCGGCTCTAACGCAGCTTGTACCGAGTTCGGTACTGGGTGGAGCAATGATCGCCCTGTTCGGCATGGTGCTCTCCTCGGGTATCCGCATGCTGGGTGATCAAGTTGATCTGAATCGGCATGAGAACTTGCTGATCATCGCATGCTCGGTAGGCATGGGCCTTGGTGTCAGCGTAGTACCTGGTCTTTTTGAGAGTCTTCCAGCTTGGCTGCGTATTCTGGTTGATAACGGTATTGTTGCTGGTAGTGTGACAGCGATTATTATGAATTTGCTCTTTAATGGGCTGAACGGACATAGACCGAAGACAGCCGCTAGCGAGACAGAAGCAGAGACTAACTAG
- a CDS encoding DUF4870 domain-containing protein: MSPFKSSTGLYENIAGFLCYLFAFVGGVVFLVIERRSRFVLFHALQSVMLFAGIMIAHAVTGFIPFIGLVVNMLLTLLGVFLWIILMFTALQGKWLKLPWIGELAERQLNRM; the protein is encoded by the coding sequence ATGTCCCCGTTCAAATCATCTACCGGACTTTACGAGAACATAGCCGGGTTTCTCTGTTATTTATTCGCTTTTGTCGGCGGCGTTGTATTTCTCGTCATCGAGCGTAGAAGCAGATTCGTGCTCTTCCACGCGCTGCAATCGGTTATGCTCTTCGCAGGAATCATGATTGCCCATGCCGTAACCGGATTTATCCCATTTATCGGACTAGTCGTAAATATGCTTCTGACACTACTCGGCGTCTTTCTGTGGATCATCCTGATGTTCACTGCTCTGCAAGGAAAATGGCTTAAGCTCCCCTGGATCGGCGAGCTCGCAGAGCGCCAGCTGAACCGGATGTAG